AGCCCAGCGGCAGACCGTCCTGGCCGGAGGGCGCCGGCTGGGCGGCAGCAGGCTCAATGACCGCCCGGCGGGTCAGGCCCAGCTCTTCGGCCACCCAGGCGGCCGGACCGGCGGTATTGACATCCAGCGAGGTGTGGCAGGCGTACAGGGGCACATCCTCGCGCAGCAGCAGGCGCAGCACCTCGTGATAGGCGTCCAGACGCCGCGGCAGACGGGGCGTGAGCAGCAGGGGATGGTGGCTCACGATACACTGTGCCCCGCGTTGCAGCGCGGCGGAAACGGAAGCAGGCGTGGGATCAAGGCAGACGACCAGGGTGGACACCGTGTCGCGGTGTGCGGCCACCTGAAGGCCGGAACAGTCCCAGGACGCTTGCGCCGCAGGCGGTGCGATTTTTTCTATGACATCAATAATTTCAGTAAGTTGCATGCGAAATCCACCAAATGAAAAGGCACTTTTTCCTGGCAGGGAAAAGTGCCTCATGCCGTGCTGAATGGTCATGCCCTGCCACGCAGATCATGTTCCCAGACGTGCTTGCACACAAGCAGCAGGTGCTCTTCATCTTTTCATACTAAAAAGAAGAGCCGTACCTGTCAAGGCAAAAGCCCCTGTCCGCTGTCGTCCTGTGCGCCCGGCGCATGGCGGACGGGCGGAAAGACGCCATGGCGGCTACTGGCCGCGCAGATAGCGCACGGCATTGACAAAAAGCATGGTGCCGGGCGTATCCAGCTCGCCCCGGGTCCAGGCGGGGTGATTGGTGACATGGTGGAAGGCTTCGGGGTGGGGCATGAGGCCGAGCACCCGTCCGGAGGGATCGGTCAGCCCCGCAATGCCCAGGGGCGAGCCATTGGGATTGAGCGGATATTCCATGGTGGGCTGCCCCGTGGCCGGATCAGCGTACTGCAGGGCGATGAGGTTTTCCTCCTGCAGGCGGCGCAGGGTGGGTTCGTCACGGGCAACCAGCTTGCCTTCGCCATGGCGCACGGGCATGCGCAGCAGGGAAAGATTGCGTGTGAAGACGCAGGGGCTGTGCGGATTGGGCAGCAGGCTGACCCAGCGGTCCTCGTAGCGGGCGGAATCATTGTGGCTCAGGGAAACCTGGCGTTCAAAGCGGGCATTGTCCAGCGCGGGCAGCACCCCCAGCTTGACCAGCAGCTGAAAGCCGTTGCAGATGCCCAGAATGAGCTTGCCGTCATTGATGAAGCGCGTCAGGCTTTCCAGCAGGGGCGTTCCGTCGGCATCCTTGAGGTAACGCCAGCGCATGCTGGCTGTCTGGGCCGCGCCCAGGTCATCGCCATCAAGAAAGCCGCCGGGAAAGACCAGAAAATGGTAGTCGTCCAGGCGCACCTTGGCCGCCACAATGTCCGAAAAGTGCACCACGTCGGCACGGTCGGCGCCGGCCAGACGTGCGGCGTGGGCCGTTTCAAGATGGGAATTGGTTCCATAGCCCGTGATGACAAGGGTGTTGACAGCGCCCATGCGCACAGCCTCCTTCATAGGCGAGTTGTCGCCAGCGGTGTAAAGGGAATTCACATTACGTTTTGTGCGCTGCGTAGTCAATGCTGGTCATGAAACCCCAAATAGGCTATACATGGCAGGATGAAGTGGTGCGGGGGGCGCGCACCGAGGCCGTAACGACAAGCCACTGCCCCGGGGAGAACAGTATGAAGACCAAGTATATTTTTGTGACAGGCGGTGTGCTTTCCTCGCTGGGCAAGGGCCTTGCGGCAGCCTCTCTCGGTGCCCTGCTGCAGACGCGCGGTCTTACGGTCACCATCCAGAAGCTGGACCCCTACATCAATGTGGACCCCGGCACCATGAACCCCTTTCAGCACGGTGAGGTCTTTGTCACCGATGACGGCGCCGAGACCGATCTGGACCTGGGCCACTACGAACGCTATCTCAACGTGCCCATGTCGCGCAAGAACAATACCACGTCCGGCGCCATCTACAATCATGTCATTGCCAAGGAGCGCCGCGGCGACTACCTGGGCGGCACGGTGCAGGTCATCCCGCATGTCACCGACGAGATCAAGAGCAAGATTCTTTCCCTGTCCGAAGGCGACGATGCGCCGGATGTGGCCATCATCGAGATTGGCGGCACGGTGGGCGATATCGAGGGCCTGCCCTTTCTGGAAGCCATCCGCCAGCTGCGTTCCGAGCTGGGCCGCGACAACTGCCTGAACATTCACCTGACGCTGGTGCCCTATCTCAAGGCGGCCGGCGAGCACAAGACCAAGCCCACCCAGCACAGCGTCAAGGAGCTGCTTTCCATCGGTATTCAGCCGGATATCATCCTCTGCCGCTGTGAACAGAGCATTCCGGTGGAGATGCGGCGCAAGATCGCGCTGTTCTGCAATGTGGATCAGGACGCCGTTTTCTGCTCCGTGGACGTGGCCAATATTTACGAGGTGCCCCTGCGCTTCTATGAGGAAGGCTTTGACCAGAAGGTGGCCATCATGCTGCGCCTGCCGG
This DNA window, taken from uncultured Desulfovibrio sp., encodes the following:
- a CDS encoding Nif3-like dinuclear metal center hexameric protein; this translates as MQLTEIIDVIEKIAPPAAQASWDCSGLQVAAHRDTVSTLVVCLDPTPASVSAALQRGAQCIVSHHPLLLTPRLPRRLDAYHEVLRLLLREDVPLYACHTSLDVNTAGPAAWVAEELGLTRRAVIEPAAAQPAPSGQDGLPLGYGLAGDLPAPMPPARVLQQLSRWIDLSTATLCGPQPDAVRRIGYCTGSGSSLLEEARALGVEFYITGDVKYHTALDATICMADVGHHSLEEEMMRRMSQLLQQRLPGLTVFFVPSVSPLRPLGGAANPF
- a CDS encoding phosphoribosylformylglycinamidine synthase subunit PurQ; the protein is MGAVNTLVITGYGTNSHLETAHAARLAGADRADVVHFSDIVAAKVRLDDYHFLVFPGGFLDGDDLGAAQTASMRWRYLKDADGTPLLESLTRFINDGKLILGICNGFQLLVKLGVLPALDNARFERQVSLSHNDSARYEDRWVSLLPNPHSPCVFTRNLSLLRMPVRHGEGKLVARDEPTLRRLQEENLIALQYADPATGQPTMEYPLNPNGSPLGIAGLTDPSGRVLGLMPHPEAFHHVTNHPAWTRGELDTPGTMLFVNAVRYLRGQ